GTTTTTAGAGGTAAGAACACTTTTAGAAGTTCCTTGATTATCTGATTCGtgaatttttccatatttacGTTTTGGTGAAGGTTTTTTAAGAagtttaattataatttcatcACTATTATAGCCATTGGAAGGTCCGCAACCATTATCAATAATATAAGAATGTTCATCATGGACAAGATGTATACTATATTGTTCATTATTAAGTAAGTTATGTGAGGGGTTGTCTGATTTTACGTCTGGAATGAGGTTAAGTTTAGGTTGTGATGGACTACTCGGAGAAGGAGATACTTCGATATAtgaagaattatttaaagGACAGTTAGATTCTACAGGATCATTTAATGTGCTTGCTGTAGATGCAACGGTGTTTTGCTGCTCTGCAGTAGTATCGTCAGCTACAGCAGAATGATCTACATTGTGTTCTGAATACACTCCTTGCTGTAAACAGCCTGGTTTagataattcttttttacaacttgattctgatattttttcttctggtAGAACTTGTTCTTTTGGGCATTCCGCTGGATCCTTACAtaattcttttgtttcaGGTTTGGATTTATCATCTCCTTTACCA
This sequence is a window from Plasmodium cynomolgi strain B DNA, scaffold: 1119, whole genome shotgun sequence. Protein-coding genes within it:
- a CDS encoding hypothetical protein (putative), with translation LSIGDCLGLYVDISNEIEKKISELQDTRDVDIRKKCVDLDNHINTQKENYKKCEKHYLSNDSINIENYIEELSTQYHKYTKCSSESTSNGKGDDKSKPETKELCKDPAECPKEQVLPEEKISESSCKKELSKPGCLQQGVYSEHNVDHSAVADDTTAEQQNTVASTASTLNDPVESNCPLNNSSYIEVSPSPSSPSQPKLNLIPDVKSDNPSHNLLNNEQYSIHLVHDEHSYIIDNGCGPSNGYNSDEIIIKLLKKPSPKRKYGKIHESDNQGTSKSLLIILKGLSSLKIPIINTILYNLYHLHQRYS